Proteins encoded in a region of the Poecile atricapillus isolate bPoeAtr1 chromosome 26, bPoeAtr1.hap1, whole genome shotgun sequence genome:
- the LOC131588444 gene encoding zinc finger protein 70-like, which translates to MPSQEHGQRSSRSSELGEKPHKCLECGKGFRWSSELLRHQVIHTGEKPYECGKCGKSFTSTSYLMRHQVIHTGERPYTCLECGKSFGWSSYLRKHQRIHTGERPYECPECGKRFQTSSHVLLHERIHTEERPFRCPDCGKGFKQNGHLTVHRRIHTGERPYECPQCGKSFSQRSNLTQHQRRHQ; encoded by the exons ATGCCCA gccaggaacacggccagagatccagccggagctcagagctgggggagaagccccacaagtgcctggaatgtgggaagggcttcaggtggagctctgagctgctccggcaccaggtgatccacactggggaaaagccctacgagtgtgggaaatgtgggaagagcttcaccagCACATCTTACCTGATGagacaccaggtgatccacactggggaacggccctacacctgcttggaatgtgggaagagctttgggtggagcTCCTACCTGAGAAaacaccagcgcatccacactggggagaggccctacgagtgtcccgagtgtgggaagaggtttcagaccagctcccatGTCCTCctacatgagcggattcacacagaggagaggcccttccgctgccccgactgcgggaagggcttcaagcagaACGGCCACCTCACggtccaccggcgcatccacactggggagaggccctacgagtgtccccagtgtgggaagagcttctcacagagatctaacttgacccaacaccaacggaggcaccagtaa